From one Brachypodium distachyon strain Bd21 chromosome 4, Brachypodium_distachyon_v3.0, whole genome shotgun sequence genomic stretch:
- the LOC100826290 gene encoding cation/calcium exchanger 5 isoform X2, which yields MASLADTACASVRSNAGGARAPSGLLSYASLHACTLHGDRRLSLPLLALLLLLHFRILAAAAGSHFSPAVSRLASRLRLSPSMAAVTLLAMGNGAPDAFASAAALRGGGGMPRAGLAAVLSAGAFVSAFVVGAVALIAPPHFAVPPASFSRDVFLYLLAASALFCVYLSAEIFLWQAVALVLFYAFFVGLVFYMDLGAAAPGKPVVGSAELDQMADALPVSVEHQKRQRAR from the exons ATGGCGTCCCTCGCCGACACCGCGTGCGCCTCCGTCCGCTCTAACGCGGGCGGCGCCCGTGCCCCGTCAGGCCTCCTCTCCTACGCCTCCCTCCACGCCTGCACGCTCCACGGCGACCGGCGCCTGTCGCTCccactcctcgccctcctcctcctcctccacttccgcatcctcgccgccgcagcggggTCCCACTTCTCCCCGGCCGTCTCCCGCCTGGCGTCCCGCCTCCGTCTCTCTccgtccatggccgccgtcACGCTGCTCGCCATGGGAAACGGCGCGCCCGACGCGTTCGCATCCGCCGCGgccctccgcggcggcggcgggatgcCCCGGGCGGGGCTCGCCGCCGTGCTCTCGGCGGGCGCCTTCGTGTCCGCcttcgtcgtcggcgccgtcgCGCTCATCGCGCCGCCGCACTTCGCCGTCCCGCCGGCATCCTTCTCGCGGGACGTGTTCCTCTACCTCCTCGCCGCATCCGCGCTCTTCTGCGTCTACCTCAGCGCCGAGATCTTCCTCTGGCAGGCCGTCGCGCTCGTGCTCTTCTACGCCTTCTTCGTCGGCCTAGTCTTCTACATGGATTTGGGCGCTGCTGCCCCGGGAAAGCCGGTGGTCGGCTCTGCCGAGCTGGATCAGATGGCCGATGCCTTGCCAGTCTCGGTGGAGCACCAGAAGCGACAAAGGGCCAG GTAA
- the LOC100826290 gene encoding cation/calcium exchanger 5 isoform X1 — translation MASLADTACASVRSNAGGARAPSGLLSYASLHACTLHGDRRLSLPLLALLLLLHFRILAAAAGSHFSPAVSRLASRLRLSPSMAAVTLLAMGNGAPDAFASAAALRGGGGMPRAGLAAVLSAGAFVSAFVVGAVALIAPPHFAVPPASFSRDVFLYLLAASALFCVYLSAEIFLWQAVALVLFYAFFVGLVFYMDLGAAAPGKPVVGSAELDQMADALPVSVEHQKRQRARLWTVLTKVTRVWDWPVTFVLKLTIPSTLPSEWNKFYICANICLCPLILLYSFSSFIPLDSRIVFLLPHIRFPLWSVVLLVSFCLALSHFHFEKEAPETENIASTLISFIMSVFWISTMAGELLNCLATIGVIMDLPPAILGMTVLAWGNSIGDLVADVALAKNGQPTIAIAGCFAGPMFNMLVGLGTALVMQTARVYPKPFILEFHVGIVVAFVFLLLSLMGTLLVVTWARYRVPRFWGYCLMGLYILFTIVSIAIASSSG, via the exons ATGGCGTCCCTCGCCGACACCGCGTGCGCCTCCGTCCGCTCTAACGCGGGCGGCGCCCGTGCCCCGTCAGGCCTCCTCTCCTACGCCTCCCTCCACGCCTGCACGCTCCACGGCGACCGGCGCCTGTCGCTCccactcctcgccctcctcctcctcctccacttccgcatcctcgccgccgcagcggggTCCCACTTCTCCCCGGCCGTCTCCCGCCTGGCGTCCCGCCTCCGTCTCTCTccgtccatggccgccgtcACGCTGCTCGCCATGGGAAACGGCGCGCCCGACGCGTTCGCATCCGCCGCGgccctccgcggcggcggcgggatgcCCCGGGCGGGGCTCGCCGCCGTGCTCTCGGCGGGCGCCTTCGTGTCCGCcttcgtcgtcggcgccgtcgCGCTCATCGCGCCGCCGCACTTCGCCGTCCCGCCGGCATCCTTCTCGCGGGACGTGTTCCTCTACCTCCTCGCCGCATCCGCGCTCTTCTGCGTCTACCTCAGCGCCGAGATCTTCCTCTGGCAGGCCGTCGCGCTCGTGCTCTTCTACGCCTTCTTCGTCGGCCTAGTCTTCTACATGGATTTGGGCGCTGCTGCCCCGGGAAAGCCGGTGGTCGGCTCTGCCGAGCTGGATCAGATGGCCGATGCCTTGCCAGTCTCGGTGGAGCACCAGAAGCGACAAAGGGCCAGGTTGTGGACGGTGCTTACCAAG GTAACAAGAGTTTGGGATTGGCCTGTGACATTTGTTCTGAAGCTCACGATACCATCAACGCTTCCTTCTGAATggaacaaattttatatctGTGCGAACATCTGTCTGTGTCCTCTCATACTACTATATTCTTTTAGTTCTTTCATTCCATTGGATAGCCGAATAGTGTTTCTTCTCCCTCATATCCGCTTCCCCCTTTGGTCTGTTGTGCTCTTGGTTAGCTTTTGTTTGGCTCTCTCCCACTTCCATTTCGAGAAAGAAGCACCAGAAACAGAAAACATTGCCAGTACTCTGATATCTTTTATAATGAGCGTCTTCTGGATCTCAACCATGGCTGGAGAACTCCTGAACTGCCTCGCAACAATTGGCGTTATTATGGATCTCCCTCCAGCTATACTTGGCATGACGGTTTTGGCATGGGGGAATTCTATCGGTGATCTTGTTGCTGACGTGGCATTGGCCAAGAATGGGCAACCTACAATCGCCATTGCTGGGTGTTTTGCTGGTCCAATGTTCAACATGCTTGTTGGATTAGGAACTGCCCTAGTAATGCAAACAGCAAGAGTGTATCCCAAACCCTTCATACTTGAATTCCATGTTGGAATTGTTGTTGCATTTGTATTTCTTCTGCTGAGCTTGATGGGAACCCTGTTGGTGGTCACCTGGGCCAGATACCGGGTACCCAGATTCTGGGGCTACTGCCTTATGGGGCTTTACATTTTGTTTACCATAGTGAGTATCGCCATTGCGAGCTCTTCTGGATGA
- the LOC100825977 gene encoding stem-specific protein TSJT1 codes for MLAVFSGEVVEVPAELVAAGSRTPSPKTRASELVKRFLAAPGADPAVSVDLGSLGNLAYSHANQSLLLPRSFAAKDEIFCLFEGVLDNLGRLSQQYGLSKGGNEVVLVIEAYKTLRDRAPYPASFMLSQLTGSYAFVLFDKSTSSLLVASDPEGKVPLFWGITADGCVAFSDDIDLLKGSCGKSLAPFPQGCFYWNALGGLKSYENPKNKVTAVPANEEEICGATFMVEGSSTVLTAPLQ; via the exons ATGTTGGCGGTGTTCAGCGGCGAGGTTGTGGAGGTGCCGGCGGAGCTGGTGGCTGCGGGCAGCCGGACGCCGTCGCCCAAGACGCGCGCGTCGGAGCTCGTGAAGCGCTTCCTcgccgcccccggcgccgaccccgccgtctCCGTCGACCTCGGCTCCCTCGGCAACCTCGCCTACTCCCACGCCAACCagtccctcctcctcccaag GTCTTTCGCTGCAAAGGACGAGATCTTCTGCCTGTTCGAGGGGGTGCTGGACAACCTGGGCCGTCTGAGCCAGCAGTATGGGCTTTCCAAGGGCGGCAACGAGGTGGTCCTGGTGATCGAGGCCTACAAGACGCTCCGTGACAGGGCCCCTTACCCGGCCAGCTTCATGCTCTCCCAGCTCACCGGCAGCTACGCCTTCGTGCTCTTCGACAAGtccacctcctccctcctcgtcGCATCC GATCCTGAGGGCAAGGTGCCGCTCTTCTGGGGGATCACGGCCGACGGCTGCGTCGCCTTCTCCGACGACATCGACCTGCTCAAAGGGTCCTGCGGCAAGTCACTGGCGCCTTTCCCACAAG GCTGCTTCTACTGGAACGCTCTGGGAGGGCTCAAGTCGTACGAGAACCCCAAGAACAAGGTCACCGCTGTCCCCGCCAACGAGGAAGAAATCTGCGGCGCAACCTTCATG GTGGAAGGGTCGTCGACGGTTCTCACGGCGCCGCTGCAGTAG